In the Nitrospirota bacterium genome, one interval contains:
- a CDS encoding PAS domain-containing protein, which translates to MDTKPSHNRFSYYAGLILSFAGISSIILGLVVLYGWHTGNDTIVRIDPSFPVMSYNTAFFFILCGAGLLGMTLGWMLFSTVTVSMVLIISLVTIAEYITGNDLIIDKLFIHPSLHEKIQYPGRMPPNTALNFLLTVVSIYVLSLIRRQKAFRVSHFITGILGSLINTFACITIFGYITGLTGIYNWGYFSGMGMTLMASAGFLMLGSGIVVSAWNDGWTEKAGTPKWLPHAIVICLLTVTLNIWMALNSEYGIDLYHPLDDVIMLLGVFASLLLAVVVYFYQRLKINSKNVEDTNTHLRVEIEVRKQTEQHLKKAQQIGRMGSWEWNIVTNNLSWSENIFHIFGLAFSEFGATYEAFLNSVHPADRDFVIKSVNEALYENKPYSIDHRIVHPDGTLRVVHEQGEVTFDDNKPVMMLGTVQDVTEEWLLREDIRKSEEQYRTLFEESKDGIFTTSISGEISDANPAFVELIGYSSKDEVIRLCTVKDLYNNPEDRNKFITEIKKHGFINDFEVTIKRRDGKLIQVLATANSIVDKNGCILGFRGIVHDMTEYNMLEQQLIQSQKMEAVGQLTGGIAHDFNNMLTAMVGYMSLLKLKLSDNMPLTGYVDKVLTITDKASELIQSLMIFSRKQEVSYSLLELNKFINESSNLISKLVKEDIEFKVIPAGEELIISANSGQILQVLMNLVKNSVDAIHSKGAISISVETILLNNDFMKSYGYGKAGKYACISVTDNGIGITEDSRNKIFEPFFTTKDVGKGTGLGLAVVYGIIKGHNAYIDVTSMEGKCTTFKIYFPVIEQPYIKTEQLAKLLPVKGNETILIAEDDEDIQEVMKSVLEESGYKIIIAIDGHDAVNKLRENRNAINLIILDVIMPKKNGGEVYKEIREISPQIKTIFISGYTKDIFENRENRQFPEKDYVLMEKPVKPLELARKVKEVLGG; encoded by the coding sequence ATGGATACAAAACCTTCTCATAACAGATTCTCTTATTATGCCGGATTAATATTGTCCTTTGCAGGCATATCCTCCATCATCCTCGGACTTGTTGTTCTTTATGGATGGCATACAGGCAATGATACCATCGTACGTATTGATCCTTCCTTTCCTGTAATGTCGTACAATACTGCCTTCTTCTTTATACTTTGCGGTGCAGGTCTCCTGGGGATGACCTTAGGATGGATGTTATTCTCAACAGTTACAGTGTCCATGGTTTTAATAATCAGCCTTGTCACTATTGCAGAGTATATTACAGGAAATGACCTGATCATAGATAAATTATTCATACACCCTTCCTTACATGAAAAGATACAATACCCAGGAAGGATGCCTCCTAATACTGCTTTAAACTTTTTACTGACAGTGGTGTCTATCTATGTATTATCACTCATTAGAAGACAGAAGGCATTTCGGGTATCCCATTTTATCACAGGAATACTCGGCTCGCTGATAAATACTTTTGCATGCATAACCATCTTTGGATACATAACAGGTCTTACAGGGATTTATAACTGGGGTTATTTTAGCGGGATGGGTATGACTCTTATGGCCTCTGCAGGATTTCTAATGCTCGGCTCAGGTATAGTGGTATCGGCATGGAATGACGGATGGACAGAAAAGGCAGGAACTCCCAAATGGCTTCCTCACGCCATAGTAATATGTCTGCTGACAGTTACATTAAATATCTGGATGGCATTAAATTCTGAATATGGCATTGACTTATACCATCCATTAGATGATGTAATAATGCTATTAGGTGTATTTGCTTCATTACTGCTGGCCGTTGTTGTTTACTTCTACCAGCGATTAAAGATCAATTCAAAGAATGTTGAAGATACAAACACCCATCTGAGAGTTGAAATAGAAGTACGAAAACAGACTGAACAACATCTGAAGAAGGCACAGCAGATTGGAAGGATGGGAAGCTGGGAGTGGAACATTGTCACCAATAACCTTTCATGGTCTGAGAATATTTTCCATATATTTGGATTGGCCTTTTCAGAGTTTGGTGCAACTTATGAGGCATTTCTAAATTCCGTACACCCTGCTGACAGGGATTTTGTTATAAAATCAGTAAATGAGGCTTTGTACGAAAATAAGCCCTACAGCATTGACCATCGAATTGTACATCCTGATGGGACGTTGAGGGTTGTTCATGAGCAGGGAGAAGTAACGTTCGACGATAATAAGCCTGTGATGATGCTTGGAACAGTACAGGATGTTACAGAAGAATGGCTGCTTAGGGAAGATATCCGTAAGTCTGAAGAACAATACCGCACACTGTTTGAAGAATCCAAAGATGGGATATTTACAACTTCCATATCCGGAGAAATATCGGATGCAAACCCTGCATTTGTTGAGCTTATAGGTTATTCATCTAAGGATGAGGTAATCAGGTTATGCACAGTTAAAGACCTCTATAATAATCCTGAAGATAGGAATAAATTTATCACAGAGATAAAAAAGCATGGATTCATAAATGATTTTGAAGTAACTATAAAGAGAAGGGACGGGAAACTTATTCAGGTTTTAGCTACAGCAAACAGCATAGTTGATAAAAATGGCTGCATATTAGGATTCAGAGGGATTGTTCATGACATGACAGAATATAACATGCTCGAACAACAGTTGATTCAGTCTCAAAAGATGGAGGCAGTGGGACAGCTTACCGGCGGCATAGCACATGATTTTAATAATATGCTGACTGCCATGGTCGGCTATATGAGCCTTCTTAAATTGAAATTAAGCGATAACATGCCTCTCACAGGTTATGTTGACAAGGTACTTACCATAACTGATAAGGCATCTGAGCTGATACAAAGTCTAATGATCTTCAGCAGAAAACAGGAGGTAAGCTATAGTCTGTTAGAGTTAAATAAATTTATAAATGAATCCTCAAACCTGATCTCAAAGCTTGTTAAAGAAGATATTGAATTCAAGGTAATACCTGCAGGAGAAGAGTTAATCATTTCTGCTAACAGCGGGCAGATATTACAGGTTCTTATGAATCTTGTGAAAAACTCAGTAGATGCAATACACTCAAAAGGGGCAATATCAATATCAGTTGAGACAATCCTTTTGAATAACGATTTCATGAAGTCTTATGGTTACGGGAAAGCCGGAAAATATGCATGTATTTCTGTAACAGATAATGGTATAGGGATAACCGAAGATTCGAGAAATAAGATTTTTGAACCCTTCTTTACAACGAAAGATGTGGGAAAAGGTACAGGACTCGGGCTTGCTGTTGTCTACGGCATAATCAAAGGACATAACGCATATATTGATGTCACAAGCATGGAGGGGAAGTGCACAACTTTTAAAATATATTTCCCTGTTATTGAACAGCCCTATATTAAAACAGAGCAACTTGCAAAATTATTACCCGTTAAAGGAAATGAAACAATACTGATCGCAGAAGACGACGAGGATATACAGGAGGTTATGAAGAGTGTGCTTGAAGAATCGGGCTATAAAATAATAATTGCAATTGATGGCCACGATGCCGTGAATAAGTTAAGGGAAAACCGCAATGCAATCAATCTTATTATCCTGGATGTTATAATGCCTAAGAAAAACGGCGGAGAGGTTTACAAAGAGATCAGAGAAATATCGCCTCAAATCAAGACCATCTTTATCAGCGGTTATACAAAAGACATCTTTGAAAACCGGGAAAACCGGCAATTCCCGGAAAAAGACTATGTTCTTATGGAAAAACCTGTTAAACCATTGGAGCTGGCAAGGAAGGTGAAGGAAGTGCTGGGGGGCTGA
- a CDS encoding polysaccharide deacetylase family protein, with protein sequence MPLNRGTHRFILGFLFIFICLSSISVRSESILTDNHYGNGKIMILEYHKIGYPEARWTRTPENFRKDLQRFYDKGYSLVRLDDFLKNRVKVVKGRTPLILTFDDSSPGQLRFITKDAKNKAPSPGPSPASGEGTKSITSPQSEVASFSLPFKGRVRVGMGLSSDDKTSYRIDPDCAAGILESFYAAHSDFGLAATFFVLPAADPPNRLFNQPEYTQVKLRYLVRKGFEIGNHTYWHATLSKMDAKGVRRQLALAVKAIQEAVPGYVPAALSLPMGIYPQDKSTLLKGDYEGTSYRHIGVMMVSGGPVYPPGHPKFDPLRIPRIQATESELNYWIRYFDKHPEER encoded by the coding sequence ATGCCGTTGAATAGAGGGACACATAGATTCATTCTTGGATTCTTGTTTATATTTATTTGCCTTTCATCAATATCAGTAAGGAGTGAAAGTATTCTCACTGATAACCATTATGGCAATGGAAAGATTATGATACTTGAATATCACAAGATAGGTTATCCTGAGGCGAGATGGACAAGGACACCGGAGAATTTCAGAAAAGACCTTCAACGGTTTTATGATAAAGGTTACAGCTTGGTCAGGCTTGACGATTTTCTGAAAAATAGAGTTAAGGTAGTGAAAGGCCGGACACCATTAATATTAACATTTGATGATTCATCACCGGGACAGTTACGATTTATAACTAAGGATGCTAAAAATAAGGCCCCCTCACCCGGCCCCTCTCCCGCCAGTGGAGAGGGTACAAAGAGTATCACTTCCCCTCAGAGTGAGGTAGCCTCGTTTTCCCTCCCCTTCAAGGGGAGGGTCAGGGTGGGGATGGGGTTATCTTCTGATGACAAGACCAGCTACCGCATAGATCCTGACTGTGCCGCAGGCATCCTCGAATCCTTTTACGCCGCTCACTCCGACTTCGGCCTTGCTGCAACCTTCTTCGTCCTGCCTGCTGCTGACCCGCCAAACCGCCTTTTCAATCAACCGGAATATACACAGGTGAAACTGCGTTATCTGGTTCGTAAAGGTTTTGAGATTGGAAATCATACATACTGGCATGCAACATTATCAAAAATGGATGCAAAAGGTGTGAGGCGACAACTTGCACTGGCAGTTAAGGCCATACAGGAGGCCGTTCCGGGGTATGTTCCTGCTGCACTTTCCCTTCCTATGGGGATTTATCCGCAGGACAAAAGTACACTTCTTAAAGGCGATTATGAAGGAACATCTTACCGCCATATAGGTGTAATGATGGTCTCCGGCGGTCCGGTATATCCTCCAGGTCATCCCAAATTTGACCCGCTCAGAATACCAAGGATACAGGCCACTGAATCAGAACTGAATTACTGGATAAGGTATTTTGATAAACATCCGGAAGAGCGGTAG